A DNA window from Streptomyces canus contains the following coding sequences:
- a CDS encoding GNAT family N-acetyltransferase codes for MEPVTLTTARLLLRTPTPRDTETVLAVVQDPDILRWTTIPSPYLREHAEGFTGQLVPEGWANDTMFTWGLFLSEGEELVGMLSLTKRSAGTAEIGYWSAKEQRGNGYVTEAVEAAARWAFSEWSIDRVEWRAEVGNHASRAVAERAGFTIEGVLRSSLVHQGVRRDCWVGALLPSDLGLPSTAQYLPSSQ; via the coding sequence ATGGAACCCGTCACCCTGACCACGGCCCGTCTCCTGCTGCGCACGCCCACCCCGCGGGACACCGAGACCGTCCTCGCGGTCGTGCAGGACCCCGACATCCTGCGCTGGACCACGATCCCCTCGCCGTACCTGCGCGAGCACGCCGAGGGCTTCACGGGGCAGCTGGTCCCGGAAGGCTGGGCGAACGACACGATGTTCACCTGGGGCCTCTTCCTTTCCGAAGGAGAGGAGCTGGTGGGCATGCTCAGCCTCACCAAGCGCTCCGCGGGGACGGCCGAGATCGGTTACTGGAGCGCCAAGGAACAGCGCGGCAACGGCTACGTCACCGAGGCCGTCGAGGCCGCCGCCCGCTGGGCCTTCAGCGAGTGGTCGATCGACCGCGTCGAATGGCGGGCGGAGGTCGGCAACCACGCCTCGCGCGCGGTGGCGGAGCGCGCCGGCTTCACCATCGAGGGTGTACTGCGTTCCTCGCTCGTCCACCAGGGCGTACGCCGGGACTGCTGGGTGGGCGCGTTGCTCCCCTCGGACCTGGGCCTGCCGTCGACGGCGCAGTATCTTCCCTCCTCTCAGTAG
- a CDS encoding winged helix-turn-helix domain-containing protein, producing MTTPPPATDLSADEARRIVLRAQGFLGTPDRRAGVRGVLRHLGAVQLDTISVLARSHELIPYARLGAVGRQKVESAYWTTAPLGAPPARPHAFEYWSHAACILPIEEWPHFAFRRRAYRSRPHWNHQLPDGTYDQVIKQLRTEGPLTATELGGAKKTSEWWDWSGTKVAVERALMYGEVVCVERRGWKRVYDLAERAVPADLLHDELEDAECLRRLVRLAGQSLGVGTRADIADYHRLKGEQVDAVIADSGLVPVTVEGWGKPAWADPAALETPPRGRHRTTLLSPFDSLIWERARTERIFGFTHRLEAYVPKPKRVYGYFAMPVLAGGRLVGRVDPAREGSTLVARQVTLDGPKAVPAVAQALVEAASWVDCTDIRVERVDAPDLREPLAKEVTGALTTALR from the coding sequence ATGACGACCCCGCCTCCCGCCACCGACCTTTCGGCCGACGAGGCCCGCCGCATCGTGCTGCGCGCCCAGGGCTTCCTCGGCACCCCCGACCGCCGGGCCGGAGTCCGCGGCGTCCTCCGTCACCTCGGGGCGGTCCAACTCGACACCATCTCGGTGCTCGCCCGCTCCCACGAGTTGATCCCGTACGCCCGTCTCGGCGCGGTGGGCCGCCAGAAGGTGGAGAGCGCCTACTGGACGACTGCTCCCCTTGGCGCGCCTCCGGCACGACCCCACGCTTTCGAGTACTGGTCGCACGCGGCGTGCATCCTCCCCATCGAGGAATGGCCCCACTTCGCCTTCCGCCGCCGCGCCTACCGCAGCCGCCCGCACTGGAACCACCAGCTCCCGGACGGCACCTACGACCAGGTCATCAAGCAGCTCCGCACCGAAGGGCCCCTCACCGCCACGGAGTTGGGCGGCGCGAAGAAGACCAGCGAGTGGTGGGACTGGTCGGGCACCAAGGTCGCCGTCGAGCGCGCCCTGATGTACGGCGAGGTGGTCTGCGTGGAGCGTCGTGGCTGGAAGCGTGTGTACGACCTCGCCGAGCGCGCCGTCCCCGCCGACCTGCTCCACGACGAGCTGGAGGACGCCGAGTGCCTGCGCCGCCTGGTTCGTCTCGCCGGCCAGTCCCTGGGGGTCGGTACCCGCGCGGACATCGCCGACTACCACCGCCTCAAGGGCGAACAGGTCGACGCGGTGATAGCCGACTCCGGCCTGGTGCCGGTCACGGTCGAGGGCTGGGGCAAGCCTGCCTGGGCCGACCCCGCGGCTCTGGAGACACCCCCGCGCGGCCGCCACCGCACCACCCTGCTGTCCCCGTTCGACTCCCTGATCTGGGAACGCGCGCGCACGGAGCGGATCTTCGGCTTCACCCACCGACTGGAGGCGTACGTCCCCAAGCCCAAGCGGGTCTACGGCTATTTCGCGATGCCGGTGCTGGCCGGTGGCCGTCTCGTGGGCCGCGTGGACCCGGCCCGCGAGGGGAGCACGCTGGTGGCCAGGCAAGTCACCCTGGACGGCCCGAAGGCGGTTCCGGCGGTGGCCCAGGCCCTGGTCGAGGCGGCGAGCTGGGTGGACTGCACGGACATTCGGGTCGAGCGGGTGGACGCGCCAGACCTGCGCGAGCCCCTCGCCAAGGAAGTCACCGGAGCGCTGACGACGGCCTTGCGCTGA
- a CDS encoding response regulator produces the protein MADSFGPLHGEDAGDGVVSMGTDAGSPRKEPIRVLVVDDHALFRRGLEIVLAAEEDIQVVGEAGDGAEAVDKAADLLPDIVLMDVRMPKRGGIEACTSIKEVAPSAKIIMLTISDEEADLYDAIKAGATGYLLKEISTDEVATAIRAVADGQSQISPSMASKLLTEFKSMIQRTDERRLVPAPRLTDRELEVLKLVATGMNNRDIAKELFISENTVKNHVRNILEKLQLHSRMEAVVYAMREKILEIR, from the coding sequence ATGGCGGACAGCTTCGGACCGCTGCACGGCGAGGACGCCGGCGATGGCGTCGTCAGCATGGGCACGGACGCTGGCTCTCCACGCAAGGAGCCGATCCGGGTTCTCGTCGTGGACGACCATGCACTCTTCCGGCGCGGACTGGAGATCGTGCTCGCGGCCGAGGAGGACATCCAGGTCGTGGGGGAGGCGGGTGACGGCGCGGAGGCCGTCGACAAGGCCGCGGACCTGCTGCCGGACATCGTTCTGATGGATGTGCGGATGCCCAAGCGGGGCGGGATCGAGGCGTGCACCTCCATCAAGGAAGTGGCACCCAGCGCCAAGATCATCATGTTGACGATCAGCGACGAGGAAGCCGACCTCTACGACGCGATCAAGGCCGGCGCGACCGGATATCTCCTCAAGGAGATCTCCACGGACGAGGTGGCGACCGCCATTCGCGCGGTGGCCGACGGACAGTCGCAGATCAGTCCTTCCATGGCGTCGAAGCTGCTCACCGAGTTCAAGTCGATGATCCAGCGGACGGACGAGCGGCGTCTCGTGCCCGCCCCGCGGCTGACCGACCGTGAGCTGGAGGTCCTCAAGCTCGTCGCCACCGGGATGAACAACCGCGATATCGCGAAGGAGTTGTTCATCTCCGAGAACACCGTGAAGAACCATGTGCGCAACATCCTGGAGAAGCTGCAGCTGCACTCCAGGATGGAAGCGGTGGTCTACGCGATGCGGGAGAAGATCCTCGAGATCCGCTGA
- the hpf gene encoding ribosome hibernation-promoting factor, HPF/YfiA family produces MDIVVKGRKTEVPERFRKHVAEKLKLEKIQKLDGKVISLDVEVSKEPNPRQADRCDRVEITLRSRGPVIRAEAAASDPYAALDLAAEKLDARLRKEHDKRHTRRGARRLTAAEVADHVPGAATLNGNGQAVHEEESDGVPTKKIGSLEIKGEGPLVVREKTHVASPMTLDQALYEMELVGHDFYLFVDSETKEPSVVYRRHAYDYGVIHLSTDPMVARAHSPAAGDTTGG; encoded by the coding sequence GTGGACATCGTCGTCAAGGGCCGCAAGACCGAGGTGCCCGAGCGGTTCCGCAAGCACGTGGCCGAGAAGCTGAAGCTGGAGAAGATCCAGAAGCTCGATGGCAAGGTGATCAGCCTCGACGTCGAGGTGTCCAAGGAGCCGAACCCCCGACAGGCCGACCGTTGTGACCGAGTGGAGATCACGCTCCGCTCCCGCGGTCCGGTGATCCGGGCGGAAGCGGCAGCCAGCGACCCGTACGCGGCACTCGACCTGGCGGCGGAGAAGCTGGATGCCCGGCTGCGCAAGGAGCACGACAAGCGCCACACACGCAGGGGCGCACGGCGACTCACGGCTGCCGAGGTCGCCGACCACGTTCCGGGCGCGGCGACGCTCAACGGCAACGGGCAGGCCGTTCACGAGGAAGAGTCGGACGGTGTGCCCACCAAGAAGATCGGCTCGCTGGAGATCAAGGGTGAGGGCCCCCTCGTGGTCCGCGAGAAGACCCACGTCGCCTCCCCGATGACCCTCGACCAGGCGCTCTACGAGATGGAACTGGTCGGGCACGACTTCTATCTGTTCGTCGACTCCGAGACCAAGGAACCGAGTGTCGTCTACCGGCGGCACGCCTACGACTACGGCGTCATCCACCTGAGCACGGACCCGATGGTCGCCCGGGCGCACTCTCCCGCGGCCGGAGACACGACGGGTGGCTGA
- a CDS encoding ComF family protein, translating into MPGTEVWAEGSVLSGEAPSGGGGLGAEAFLGGGRRGDGLGVPVLLVPVPSARRAVRARGHDPARRIALAAAGELRRAGMHARVVAVLRQRRWVADQSGLNSRQRLENLAGALTVVPGGGRLLAEGLVVLVDDLMTTGASLAEAARAVREARARENIGNRGEQMRAGHRDQRQQGAGGRRECRPLETGARQGHRQPGTAGQHVQEGTDEWHGRQRQDVNGRRGGRVVAGCDGEGADFVYTAATRESMGERLVTVAEEDTDRERCSVTAAGVGGVHGVVCAAVVAASPDSFEINRN; encoded by the coding sequence GTGCCAGGAACAGAAGTCTGGGCCGAGGGCAGCGTGCTGAGTGGTGAGGCCCCCTCCGGGGGCGGTGGCCTGGGGGCGGAGGCGTTCCTCGGGGGCGGGCGGAGGGGGGACGGGCTCGGTGTGCCGGTGCTGCTCGTTCCCGTGCCGTCCGCGCGGCGGGCGGTTCGGGCTCGGGGGCATGATCCGGCGCGGCGGATCGCGCTCGCGGCGGCGGGGGAGCTGCGGCGGGCGGGGATGCATGCGCGGGTGGTGGCCGTACTGCGGCAGCGGCGGTGGGTGGCCGACCAGTCGGGGCTCAACTCTCGGCAGCGGCTGGAGAATCTCGCGGGTGCGCTGACCGTGGTTCCCGGCGGCGGACGTCTGCTGGCCGAAGGGCTTGTCGTGCTGGTCGACGACCTGATGACGACAGGCGCGTCCCTCGCCGAGGCGGCACGGGCCGTCCGGGAGGCGCGGGCTCGGGAGAACATCGGGAACCGCGGTGAACAGATGAGGGCCGGACACCGTGATCAACGGCAACAGGGGGCGGGAGGGCGCAGGGAGTGCCGGCCGCTGGAGACGGGTGCACGGCAGGGTCATCGGCAACCGGGGACAGCGGGACAGCACGTCCAAGAGGGAACGGACGAATGGCATGGGCGGCAGCGCCAGGACGTGAACGGGCGCCGTGGCGGACGCGTGGTGGCCGGATGCGACGGTGAAGGGGCGGACTTCGTGTACACCGCTGCAACTCGGGAAAGCATGGGGGAACGGTTGGTCACAGTGGCAGAGGAGGACACGGACCGGGAGCGCTGCTCGGTGACAGCGGCGGGCGTCGGTGGCGTCCATGGCGTGGTCTGCGCGGCTGTGGTCGCGGCCTCACCGGATTCCTTCGAAATAAACCGGAACTGA
- a CDS encoding LpqB family beta-propeller domain-containing protein → MDADREGGGRHTPRRAMAYAACGVVLLAGCASMPDSGDLRGVDATPRQDTQVRVYAMPPQEDAEPLDIVQGFLEALTSDDPDYETARKYLTRSAAKQWQPGLSTTVLDDGPGADVVPPVGREQGDDTAFTLTGTKVAVVDAQQSYTPASGEYRETVHLVHEKKTKQWRIDSPPPGVVMGKSDFQRNYVSVNKYYFASNTRAATAPQTVAVADPVYVRERVDPMTQLVRSLLSGPTSWLDPVVRTRFPTGTALKNGVSSLTPDDQNMLTVPLNAKAGHVGMDQCEAMATQLLFTLQNLTPAVDMVEVQADGKQSCSVKENEANGIATRGSVENPAYLYFVDGRHRLVRISAEADAGGTKADPVPVPGALGDGDKDLRSVAVSRDEHTAAGVGIDGKALYVGSLVSGGSLGDPVLVSSGKTAEDRLTTPSWDTEGDLWVADRNPADPRLLLFKEGAGKPLEVATPGLDGRIKDLRVAADGVRIALVVEKGGKQSLFVGRIEREGRTGDPQSVSVRELRSTTPDLEEVTTMSWAGDSRLVVVGREQGGVQQTRYVQVDGSTPEGPPPAALTGVKEIAASEDDEMPLVAYSEDGIVRLPSGAQWQKVDAEGTAPVYPG, encoded by the coding sequence GTGGACGCTGACCGCGAGGGGGGCGGCCGGCACACGCCGAGGCGGGCTATGGCGTACGCCGCCTGTGGTGTCGTACTGCTGGCGGGATGTGCCTCCATGCCGGACAGCGGGGATCTGCGCGGGGTCGACGCCACCCCGCGGCAGGACACCCAGGTGCGGGTCTACGCGATGCCGCCGCAGGAGGACGCCGAGCCCCTGGACATCGTGCAGGGCTTTCTGGAGGCGCTGACCAGCGACGATCCGGACTACGAGACGGCCCGCAAGTACCTGACCCGGAGTGCGGCGAAGCAGTGGCAGCCGGGGCTGTCCACCACGGTGCTCGACGACGGGCCCGGGGCCGACGTCGTGCCTCCCGTGGGCCGGGAGCAGGGCGATGACACGGCGTTCACGCTGACCGGCACCAAGGTGGCCGTGGTGGACGCGCAGCAGTCGTACACGCCGGCCTCCGGCGAGTACCGGGAGACCGTGCACCTCGTGCACGAGAAGAAGACCAAGCAGTGGCGGATCGACAGCCCTCCGCCGGGTGTCGTCATGGGGAAGTCGGACTTCCAGCGCAACTACGTGTCCGTCAACAAGTACTACTTCGCCTCGAACACCAGGGCGGCGACGGCTCCGCAGACCGTCGCGGTCGCCGATCCCGTGTATGTGCGCGAACGCGTGGACCCCATGACGCAGTTGGTGCGATCCCTGCTCAGCGGGCCGACGAGCTGGCTCGACCCCGTTGTCAGGACGCGCTTTCCGACGGGTACCGCGCTGAAGAACGGCGTCTCCTCGCTGACTCCCGACGACCAGAACATGTTGACGGTGCCGCTCAATGCCAAGGCCGGGCACGTCGGTATGGACCAGTGCGAAGCGATGGCGACCCAGCTGCTGTTCACCCTGCAGAACCTCACCCCCGCGGTGGACATGGTGGAAGTGCAGGCGGACGGCAAGCAGTCGTGTTCCGTGAAGGAGAACGAGGCCAACGGCATCGCCACGCGCGGTTCGGTCGAGAATCCCGCGTACCTGTACTTCGTGGACGGCCGGCACCGGCTGGTGCGGATTTCGGCCGAAGCGGATGCCGGCGGGACGAAGGCCGATCCGGTGCCGGTGCCCGGAGCCCTGGGCGACGGCGACAAGGACCTGCGGTCGGTGGCCGTCTCGCGTGACGAGCACACGGCGGCCGGTGTCGGCATCGACGGCAAGGCGCTGTACGTCGGGTCGCTGGTGTCGGGCGGGTCACTCGGGGATCCGGTGCTGGTCAGCAGCGGCAAGACGGCCGAGGACCGGCTGACCACGCCGAGCTGGGACACCGAGGGCGATCTGTGGGTGGCCGACCGGAACCCCGCCGATCCGCGGCTGCTGCTGTTCAAGGAGGGCGCGGGCAAGCCGCTTGAGGTGGCGACTCCTGGGCTGGACGGGCGTATCAAGGACCTGCGGGTGGCCGCCGACGGGGTGCGGATCGCGCTCGTCGTGGAGAAGGGCGGCAAGCAGTCTCTGTTCGTCGGGCGTATCGAGCGGGAGGGCAGGACCGGGGATCCGCAGAGCGTCTCGGTGCGGGAACTGCGCTCCACCACGCCTGATCTGGAGGAGGTCACGACCATGTCCTGGGCCGGCGACAGCAGGCTCGTGGTGGTCGGACGTGAGCAGGGTGGTGTGCAGCAGACGCGGTACGTCCAGGTCGACGGCTCCACTCCGGAGGGGCCGCCGCCGGCCGCACTCACGGGTGTGAAGGAGATCGCCGCGTCCGAGGACGACGAGATGCCGTTGGTGGCCTACTCGGAGGACGGGATCGTACGGCTGCCTTCCGGGGCGCAGTGGCAGAAGGTGGACGCGGAGGGGACGGCGCCGGTCTATCCGGGGTGA
- the mtrB gene encoding MtrAB system histidine kinase MtrB: protein MSGDSAASSPGRTGAGAGRPVGRKSAGSRWGRFVEGGLLQGGVQGSPVLRLFMRWVRRPLLPVMRLWRRNIQLKVVATTLLMSLGVVLLLGFVVIGQVRNGLLDAKVKASQSQATGGFAVAKQKADEAGAGTDDAAPAEGQSDQFVIEWMSNLVYSLSSGGQGAFDVVTLPVGGDSGSGRGPRASGDVDPTASVPEALREKIDESTTAAQSYTRIVYDPYQDPQPALVIGKQVNDPNGDPYQLYYLFPLTQEEKSLSLVKGTLATAGLFVVVLLGAIAWLVVRQVVTPVRMAAGIAERLSAGRLQERMKVTGEDDIARLGEAFNKMAQNLQLKIQQLEDLSRMQRRFVSDVSHELRTPLTTVRMAADVIHDAREDFDPMTARSAELLADQLDRFETLLADLLEISRFDAGAAALEAEPIDLREVVRRVVGGAAPLAERKGTTVRVVGDQQPVVAEADARRVERVLRNLVVNAVEHGEGKDVVVKLASAGGAVAIAVRDYGVGLKPGEATRVFSRFWRADPARARTTGGTGLGLSIALEDARLHGGWLQAWGEPGGGSQFRLTLPRTADEPLRGSPIPLEPKDSRRNRGLNDAGLPRGGGDKTATVPVQPTGGQVTSRDPIAPRSASATPTADPTALPGNGARVVPRPTSGAPRPDSTSAGERPGGETVSRPDVAGSQESYEQQESYEQQGEAFRGR, encoded by the coding sequence ATGTCCGGAGACAGTGCTGCTTCGTCGCCGGGACGGACCGGGGCGGGTGCGGGGCGGCCTGTCGGGCGGAAGTCGGCGGGTTCCCGCTGGGGACGTTTCGTCGAGGGTGGGCTGCTTCAGGGGGGAGTCCAGGGCAGCCCGGTCCTCAGGCTTTTCATGCGTTGGGTGCGCCGGCCGCTGCTGCCCGTGATGCGGCTCTGGCGGCGCAACATCCAGCTCAAGGTCGTCGCCACGACCCTGCTGATGTCGCTCGGTGTGGTGCTTCTGCTGGGCTTCGTCGTCATCGGGCAGGTGCGCAACGGGCTCCTCGATGCCAAGGTCAAGGCGTCGCAGAGCCAGGCCACCGGAGGGTTTGCGGTGGCCAAGCAGAAAGCGGACGAGGCCGGTGCCGGGACCGACGACGCGGCCCCGGCGGAGGGTCAGTCCGACCAGTTCGTCATCGAGTGGATGAGCAACCTCGTCTACTCGCTCTCCAGCGGCGGTCAGGGCGCCTTCGACGTGGTGACCCTGCCCGTGGGCGGCGACAGCGGGAGCGGGCGCGGACCGCGTGCCTCGGGCGATGTCGACCCGACGGCCAGCGTCCCCGAGGCTCTGCGCGAGAAGATCGACGAGAGCACCACGGCTGCCCAGAGCTACACCCGCATCGTCTACGACCCCTACCAGGATCCCCAGCCGGCCCTGGTCATCGGCAAGCAGGTCAACGACCCCAACGGCGACCCGTACCAGCTGTACTACCTCTTCCCGCTCACGCAGGAGGAGAAGTCGCTCAGCCTGGTCAAGGGCACCCTGGCGACCGCCGGGCTCTTCGTCGTCGTACTCCTCGGCGCGATCGCCTGGCTGGTCGTGCGGCAGGTTGTCACGCCGGTGCGGATGGCCGCCGGGATCGCGGAGCGGCTGTCCGCCGGGCGGCTCCAGGAGCGCATGAAGGTCACCGGTGAGGACGACATCGCGCGGCTCGGTGAGGCCTTCAACAAGATGGCGCAGAATCTTCAGTTGAAGATCCAGCAGCTGGAGGACCTGTCGCGGATGCAGCGGCGGTTCGTGTCTGACGTGTCGCACGAGCTGCGGACGCCGCTGACGACCGTACGGATGGCCGCCGACGTCATCCATGACGCCCGCGAGGACTTCGATCCGATGACCGCGCGGTCGGCCGAGCTGCTCGCCGACCAGCTGGACCGGTTCGAGACGCTGCTCGCGGACCTGCTGGAGATCAGCCGCTTCGATGCGGGCGCGGCGGCGCTGGAGGCGGAGCCGATAGACCTCAGGGAGGTCGTACGGCGAGTGGTCGGCGGGGCAGCGCCACTCGCCGAGCGCAAGGGCACCACGGTCCGGGTCGTGGGCGACCAGCAGCCCGTCGTCGCCGAGGCCGACGCCCGGCGCGTGGAGCGGGTGCTGCGCAATCTCGTCGTCAACGCCGTCGAGCACGGTGAGGGCAAGGACGTCGTGGTCAAGCTGGCTTCGGCGGGCGGGGCGGTCGCGATCGCGGTGCGCGACTACGGCGTCGGGCTCAAGCCCGGCGAGGCCACGCGCGTGTTCAGCCGTTTCTGGCGGGCCGACCCGGCACGCGCGCGTACCACCGGCGGTACGGGACTGGGGCTGTCCATCGCCCTGGAGGACGCGCGGCTGCACGGCGGCTGGCTGCAGGCGTGGGGCGAGCCGGGCGGCGGTTCACAGTTCCGGCTGACGCTGCCGAGGACGGCCGACGAGCCACTGCGGGGCTCGCCGATACCCCTGGAGCCCAAGGACTCGCGCCGCAATCGTGGACTCAATGACGCCGGTCTGCCGCGTGGTGGCGGCGACAAGACGGCCACCGTGCCGGTTCAGCCGACGGGTGGCCAGGTGACCTCGCGGGACCCGATAGCGCCCAGGTCGGCCTCCGCGACACCCACGGCCGATCCGACGGCGCTGCCCGGCAACGGCGCACGCGTGGTGCCCCGGCCGACGTCCGGTGCGCCACGGCCGGACAGCACTTCCGCCGGGGAAAGGCCCGGCGGTGAGACCGTGAGCCGCCCGGACGTCGCCGGGTCGCAGGAGTCGTACGAACAGCAGGAGTCGTACGAACAGCAGGGGGAGGCATTCCGTGGACGCTGA